Proteins from a genomic interval of Methanofollis formosanus:
- a CDS encoding DUF3344 domain-containing protein, with the protein MRIPLLFLSVWLCLALVLVPAASAEEEMEVTTEESLQPDLEVSFVAPNMGKGNEFFAHGPNTVTATILNNGTAAAPAFTVRFEINGAEETVNVQGLGAGNETRLTVTDPVLRNYDDEVTVTVTADPEGAIDPAAQDDNLFTIMKKVVHNGYRGKRYTDGDDLDTMTKKTFNGGLAYSFGDSAYKSGKGGWTEYTANWTVADLALPENATVDSAYLGVAYTWDVERVVPDAVSLAFNGADAGAPVHFSDQKMYGSYDHPAGMVVYDVKDHFDRTGNAAVLTRPAESQASFNGMVLIVVYDDPGAGMKQVVINAGYDIISGKEKYSSTPEQATAYAPFVFTSPEGATVGAVRLITLAPGAASEGTLLFGDGTWTDVWDYAGSSYIGLDDRFVTGHLNESPVAQFRSGENDYFDAAAAILVLDYGTPDLEVAAVKPNAGQIFANEPNTITATVKNNGTADLGTFVVRFDINGEVQDVTVPFLAAGETLDLSVTDETIRALDNEVTVKVSVDATGEVDETDETDNMLTIEKTVVYNGYKGKRYTDGDDLTTMGEVTVTGDLLYSTGDSVYKKGKGGGTEYTANWTAADLPLPEGTSVDSAFLGVAYTWDVERVIPENVSLTFNGEKVESTAYFSDQKMHGSYDHPAGIVIYDVSDHFNRTGNAAVLTKVYESQTCFNGMVLIVVYADSSAGEKQILFNAGYDILSAREKYATTPEEATAYAPFDVALPTGSRLDAARLITVVPGAEAEGTLLFGDGTWTDAWNYAGSSHIGIAEHDVTEYLDRNPVALFRSEEDDYFDAAAAILVISRDRSASYSDGSDDDDWGTPSAAPVNKKGDEKIIETEAGSGDAGDDDGTEPGETEPAPTTTQTVGTTPATPTTTPASTTAPTTQATPLPALLPVAALGFLIFVKRR; encoded by the coding sequence ATGCGAATCCCTCTTCTTTTCCTCTCAGTCTGGCTTTGTCTGGCCCTTGTCCTGGTGCCGGCAGCGAGTGCGGAGGAGGAGATGGAGGTCACCACCGAAGAGTCCCTGCAGCCAGACCTTGAAGTCTCGTTTGTGGCCCCGAACATGGGGAAAGGGAATGAGTTCTTCGCCCACGGACCAAACACCGTCACCGCGACGATCCTGAACAACGGCACCGCGGCCGCGCCCGCCTTCACGGTGCGTTTCGAGATCAACGGTGCCGAAGAGACGGTGAACGTTCAGGGCCTTGGTGCAGGAAACGAGACCAGGCTCACGGTCACCGATCCTGTGCTCAGGAACTATGACGACGAGGTGACGGTGACGGTCACCGCCGATCCTGAGGGCGCGATCGACCCCGCCGCCCAGGACGACAATCTCTTCACCATTATGAAGAAGGTGGTGCACAACGGGTACAGGGGCAAGCGGTACACCGACGGGGACGACCTCGATACCATGACAAAAAAGACCTTCAACGGCGGTCTGGCGTACTCCTTCGGCGACTCGGCGTATAAGAGCGGGAAAGGCGGTTGGACGGAGTACACCGCCAACTGGACCGTCGCCGATCTTGCTCTCCCTGAGAACGCGACCGTGGACTCCGCCTACCTTGGCGTGGCCTATACCTGGGACGTTGAGCGGGTGGTCCCCGACGCCGTCTCCCTGGCCTTCAACGGTGCCGATGCCGGCGCTCCCGTCCACTTCAGCGACCAGAAGATGTACGGCTCCTATGACCACCCTGCCGGGATGGTCGTCTATGACGTGAAAGATCACTTCGACCGGACCGGCAATGCCGCCGTGCTCACCAGGCCCGCCGAGAGTCAGGCCAGCTTCAACGGCATGGTGCTCATCGTCGTCTATGACGATCCCGGCGCAGGCATGAAGCAGGTCGTCATCAATGCGGGCTACGACATCATCTCAGGCAAGGAAAAGTACTCCTCGACGCCCGAGCAGGCGACGGCGTATGCTCCCTTCGTATTCACCTCCCCTGAAGGCGCCACGGTGGGCGCCGTCCGTCTGATCACCCTCGCCCCGGGCGCTGCGTCGGAGGGCACGCTCCTCTTCGGTGACGGCACCTGGACCGACGTCTGGGACTATGCCGGGAGTTCGTATATCGGGCTCGACGACCGGTTCGTTACCGGGCATCTCAATGAAAGCCCGGTTGCTCAGTTCAGGAGCGGAGAGAACGATTACTTCGATGCGGCCGCCGCCATCCTTGTCCTCGACTACGGCACGCCCGACCTCGAAGTCGCTGCCGTCAAACCGAATGCCGGCCAGATCTTCGCGAACGAACCGAACACCATCACCGCGACGGTGAAGAACAACGGCACCGCCGACCTCGGTACCTTCGTCGTCAGGTTTGACATCAACGGCGAGGTGCAGGACGTCACCGTCCCCTTCCTTGCGGCAGGCGAGACGCTTGACCTGAGCGTCACCGACGAGACCATCCGCGCCCTCGACAACGAGGTGACCGTGAAGGTGAGCGTGGACGCTACCGGCGAGGTCGACGAGACCGACGAGACGGACAACATGCTCACGATCGAGAAGACCGTCGTGTACAACGGTTACAAAGGGAAGCGGTACACCGACGGCGACGACCTCACGACCATGGGAGAGGTGACGGTCACCGGCGACCTTCTGTACTCGACCGGCGACTCGGTGTATAAGAAGGGGAAAGGTGGCGGAACCGAGTATACGGCCAACTGGACCGCCGCCGACCTTCCTCTCCCTGAAGGTACGAGCGTGGACTCCGCCTTCCTCGGCGTGGCCTATACCTGGGACGTCGAGCGGGTGATCCCTGAGAATGTCTCCCTGACCTTCAACGGTGAGAAGGTCGAGTCCACAGCATACTTCAGCGACCAGAAGATGCACGGCTCCTATGACCACCCCGCCGGGATAGTCATCTATGACGTGAGCGATCACTTTAACCGGACTGGCAATGCCGCCGTGCTCACCAAGGTCTACGAGAGTCAGACCTGTTTCAACGGCATGGTGCTCATCGTCGTCTACGCGGACTCGTCTGCCGGTGAGAAACAGATCCTCTTCAACGCGGGCTACGACATCCTCTCCGCGAGGGAGAAGTATGCAACAACGCCTGAAGAGGCAACAGCCTATGCACCCTTCGACGTTGCCCTGCCCACAGGTTCCAGGCTGGACGCGGCCCGCCTGATCACCGTCGTCCCGGGCGCCGAGGCGGAAGGCACGCTCCTCTTCGGTGACGGTACCTGGACCGACGCCTGGAACTATGCCGGGAGTTCGCACATTGGGATTGCTGAGCATGACGTGACCGAATACCTCGACAGGAACCCGGTTGCTCTTTTCAGGAGTGAAGAGGATGATTACTTCGATGCGGCCGCCGCCATTCTGGTGATCTCCCGGGACCGGTCAGCGTCGTATTCGGACGGCTCAGACGATGATGACTGGGGTACCCCTTCAGCAGCCCCGGTAAACAAGAAGGGCGATGAAAAGATCATCGAGACCGAAGCAGGTTCTGGAGATGCCGGGGACGACGACGGCACCGAACCGGGCGAGACCGAACCCGCTCCCACCACCACCCAGACGGTCGGGACGACCCCTGCGACGCCGACAACGACCCCCGCCTCGACCACGGCGCCGACGACCCAGGCCACCCCGCTCCCCGCGTTGTTGCCCGTTGCGGCTCTTGGCTTCCTCATCTTCGTGAAGAGACGCTGA
- the gpmA gene encoding 2,3-diphosphoglycerate-dependent phosphoglycerate mutase — MIKLVLLRHGESLWNKENKFTGWTDVDLSEKGVAEAHEAGKALKDAGFTFDLAHTSVLKRAIRTLWITLDEMDLMWIPVRRSWRLNERHYGALQGLNKAETAEKYGDEQVFVWRRSYTTPPPPLEADDPRFPGHDRRYADVPADELPATECLADTVKRFLPLWEEEIVPELKAGTRVLIAAHGNSLRALVKHLDGVSDDEIAQVNIPTGIPLIYELNDDLTPIRHYYLADEATVKAAIDGVKKQGAAKK, encoded by the coding sequence ATGATCAAACTCGTCCTCTTACGCCATGGCGAGAGCCTCTGGAACAAGGAGAATAAGTTCACCGGGTGGACCGACGTCGACCTTTCCGAGAAAGGAGTCGCCGAGGCCCATGAGGCCGGGAAGGCCCTCAAAGATGCCGGGTTCACCTTCGACCTCGCCCACACCTCGGTCCTGAAGCGGGCCATCCGCACGCTCTGGATCACGCTCGACGAGATGGACCTGATGTGGATCCCGGTCCGCCGTTCCTGGCGGCTGAACGAGCGGCACTACGGGGCGCTCCAGGGACTGAACAAGGCGGAGACCGCAGAAAAGTACGGCGACGAGCAGGTCTTTGTCTGGCGCCGGAGTTACACTACCCCCCCGCCGCCCCTGGAGGCCGACGACCCGCGCTTCCCCGGACACGACCGTCGGTATGCCGACGTCCCTGCCGACGAACTCCCGGCGACCGAGTGCCTGGCCGACACGGTGAAGCGGTTCCTGCCGCTCTGGGAAGAGGAGATCGTCCCTGAACTGAAGGCCGGGACGCGGGTGCTCATCGCCGCCCACGGCAACAGCCTCCGCGCCCTGGTCAAGCACCTGGATGGGGTCTCGGACGACGAGATCGCCCAGGTCAACATTCCCACCGGCATCCCGCTCATCTACGAACTCAACGACGACCTCACGCCCATCCGCCACTACTACCTTGCCGACGAGGCGACGGTGAAGGCGGCGATCGATGGCGTGAAGAAGCAGGGCGCGGCGAAGAAATAA
- the hxlA gene encoding 3-hexulose-6-phosphate synthase: MTRPKLQVALDILEFHRAAQIAREAVAGGADWIEVGTPLIKSEGMAAVRELREAFPDHEIVADMKIADTGTVEVEMAAKAGASIVCVLADADDTVIAESVRAARLYGVRIMADLINVADPVRRAQELEALGVDIVNAHVGIDQQMIGKSSVDLLRSIVGEVSIPLAVAGGLDASTAAQAVAAGADIVIVGGWIVKARDVEGSARTIRAALDDPTLVQPEKKSLDEEIRALLMTVSAPNVTDAMHRKGAMNGLVPLTGGVKAVGPAVTVQTFGGDWAKPVEAIDLCRPGDVLVINNDGRTEIAPWGELATHSAKNQGISGVVIDGAVRDVDDIRAMQYPLFARACVPNAGEAKGFGEINAEIACCGQQVRPGDWIIADESGVVVIPKERTYEIARRALEVKKMEDRVREEIERGSTLAQVQELYKWEKR; encoded by the coding sequence ATGACACGCCCAAAGCTCCAGGTGGCGCTCGATATCCTCGAGTTCCACCGTGCGGCCCAGATCGCCCGCGAGGCGGTCGCCGGCGGTGCCGACTGGATCGAGGTGGGGACGCCGCTCATCAAGAGCGAAGGGATGGCGGCGGTGCGTGAACTCCGTGAGGCCTTCCCTGACCATGAGATCGTGGCCGACATGAAGATCGCCGACACCGGGACAGTGGAAGTGGAGATGGCGGCCAAGGCCGGGGCAAGCATCGTCTGTGTCCTGGCCGACGCCGACGACACCGTCATCGCCGAGTCGGTGCGGGCGGCCCGTCTCTATGGGGTGCGGATCATGGCCGACCTGATCAATGTGGCCGACCCAGTGAGACGGGCACAGGAACTTGAGGCCCTCGGGGTGGACATCGTCAACGCCCATGTCGGGATCGACCAGCAGATGATCGGGAAGAGTTCGGTCGACCTCCTCCGCTCCATCGTCGGTGAGGTCTCCATCCCGCTCGCGGTCGCCGGCGGCCTCGACGCCTCGACCGCCGCCCAGGCCGTGGCGGCCGGGGCCGATATCGTCATCGTCGGCGGATGGATCGTCAAGGCGCGGGACGTCGAGGGCTCGGCCCGGACGATCAGGGCGGCGCTCGACGACCCCACTCTGGTGCAACCCGAGAAGAAGAGCCTGGACGAGGAGATCAGGGCGCTCCTGATGACGGTCTCGGCACCCAACGTCACCGATGCGATGCACCGGAAAGGAGCGATGAACGGTCTCGTCCCGCTCACCGGCGGGGTGAAGGCCGTCGGCCCTGCGGTGACGGTCCAGACCTTCGGCGGGGACTGGGCCAAACCGGTGGAGGCGATCGATCTCTGCCGCCCCGGCGACGTCCTCGTCATCAACAACGACGGCAGGACAGAGATCGCCCCCTGGGGGGAACTCGCCACCCACTCGGCGAAGAACCAGGGCATCAGCGGGGTGGTCATCGACGGTGCCGTGCGGGACGTCGACGACATCAGGGCGATGCAGTATCCCCTTTTTGCCCGCGCCTGCGTCCCGAACGCCGGCGAAGCGAAGGGTTTCGGCGAGATCAATGCCGAGATCGCCTGCTGTGGCCAGCAGGTCCGGCCCGGCGACTGGATCATCGCCGATGAGAGCGGCGTCGTCGTCATCCCGAAGGAACGGACCTACGAGATCGCCCGCCGTGCCCTCGAGGTGAAGAAGATGGAGGACCGCGTGCGCGAGGAGATCGAGCGCGGGAGCACCCTGGCGCAGGTGCAGGAACTGTATAAGTGGGAGAAGCGGTAG
- a CDS encoding ACT domain-containing protein: protein MAEKKYLIKQVSIFSENKPGRLAAIAHALEEAGVNILAFSIAEANGFGVVRALVNKPDLAHKTLTDLGFMVSFTDVIAVAMRDEPGGLFEIARILGEAGINIEYSYAYSGKDGAVLILRVDQVEEGVEKILAAGGALLDVSLFQ from the coding sequence ATGGCAGAGAAGAAGTATCTCATCAAGCAGGTCTCGATCTTTTCGGAGAACAAGCCGGGCCGCCTGGCGGCCATCGCCCACGCCCTCGAAGAGGCGGGCGTGAACATCCTGGCCTTCTCCATCGCGGAGGCAAACGGGTTCGGCGTCGTGCGGGCGCTCGTGAACAAACCCGACCTCGCCCACAAGACCCTCACCGACCTCGGGTTCATGGTCTCCTTCACCGACGTGATCGCCGTGGCGATGCGCGACGAACCGGGCGGCCTCTTCGAGATCGCCAGGATCCTGGGTGAGGCCGGGATCAATATCGAGTATTCGTATGCTTACTCGGGCAAGGACGGGGCGGTGCTCATCCTGCGGGTCGACCAGGTGGAGGAGGGGGTCGAGAAGATCCTCGCCGCCGGTGGGGCGCTCCTGGATGTGTCGCTGTTTCAGTGA
- a CDS encoding phenylacetate--CoA ligase family protein translates to MPVEELKRLQYRLLKTLVYRLYSFSDFYHARMREANVHPDDIRTLDDVTRLPFMYKHDLRDNYPDHLFTATQDELVRYHVSSGTTGKPTVVGYTANDLENWTASLARSLTACGLGRGDVMQVSYGYGLFTGGLGMHYGAERIGATVLPSSTGNTERQIELMQDLHVTAIACTPSYLVHIGETAERMGVSIKDDTDLRIGVLGAEPWSEAMRTMLQDSLGIRVYDIYGTSELSGPMFTECTEQNGIHIWGDLAYPEIIDPETGESLPAGEKGELVMTVLKKEALPMIRYRVGDVTVLDDEPCACGRTAPRIMRIQGRVDDMLIVRGINVFPSQVEHTLMEIPEVVGSAFQIVVDRKGALDSMLVRVEMSPEAFSDKITDLMQMKAKVAHTLKSSLNVAAQVELMAPGALPRFEGKAQRVIDRRVY, encoded by the coding sequence ATGCCGGTCGAGGAGTTGAAGCGGCTCCAGTACCGCCTTCTCAAGACGCTGGTCTACCGGCTGTACAGTTTCAGCGATTTCTACCATGCACGGATGCGGGAGGCGAACGTACATCCTGACGATATCAGGACGCTCGACGACGTCACCAGGCTCCCGTTCATGTACAAGCACGACCTGCGCGACAACTATCCCGACCACCTCTTCACCGCCACGCAGGACGAACTCGTACGGTATCACGTCTCCTCGGGGACGACCGGCAAGCCCACCGTCGTCGGCTACACGGCAAACGACCTGGAGAACTGGACGGCGTCCCTGGCACGTTCGCTGACGGCGTGCGGCCTGGGGCGCGGCGACGTGATGCAGGTGAGTTACGGCTACGGGCTCTTCACCGGCGGCCTGGGGATGCATTATGGGGCCGAGCGGATCGGGGCGACGGTCCTCCCGTCGAGCACCGGCAACACCGAGCGGCAGATCGAGTTGATGCAGGACCTTCATGTGACGGCCATCGCCTGCACGCCGTCGTATCTGGTGCATATCGGCGAGACGGCCGAGAGGATGGGCGTCTCGATCAAGGACGACACCGACCTGCGGATCGGGGTGCTGGGCGCGGAGCCCTGGTCCGAGGCGATGCGGACGATGCTCCAGGACTCCCTCGGGATCAGGGTGTACGATATCTACGGCACCTCAGAACTCTCCGGGCCGATGTTCACCGAGTGTACCGAGCAGAACGGGATCCATATATGGGGCGACCTCGCATACCCTGAGATCATTGATCCCGAGACCGGCGAGTCGCTCCCGGCAGGCGAGAAGGGCGAACTGGTGATGACGGTCCTGAAAAAGGAGGCCCTCCCGATGATCCGGTACCGCGTCGGGGACGTGACCGTCCTGGACGACGAACCCTGTGCCTGTGGCCGGACCGCTCCGCGGATCATGCGCATCCAGGGGCGGGTCGACGATATGCTCATCGTGCGCGGGATCAATGTCTTCCCATCGCAGGTCGAGCACACCCTTATGGAGATCCCCGAGGTGGTCGGGAGCGCCTTCCAGATCGTGGTGGACCGGAAGGGTGCCCTTGACTCGATGCTCGTGCGGGTGGAGATGAGCCCGGAGGCCTTCTCAGACAAGATCACCGACCTGATGCAGATGAAGGCAAAGGTGGCCCACACCCTCAAGAGTTCCCTCAATGTCGCCGCGCAGGTCGAACTGATGGCGCCGGGCGCCCTCCCGCGCTTTGAAGGGAAGGCACAGAGAGTGATTGACCGGAGAGTGTACTGA
- a CDS encoding phenylacetate--CoA ligase family protein, which produces MFWNKEMETISQTDLEALQLSRLKWTVNHVQNVEFYQKKFRDAGVTPADIQHLDDIEKIPFTTKKELRDGYPFGNIAVPMKQVVRIHTTSGTTGKPTVVGYTRQDLDNWSELIARNLTMIGLTDEDVFQNAVNYGLFTGGLGFHYGGEKIGATVIPSATGNTRRQIEMIDDFGVTAIHCTPSYGMHLAEVAEEMGASLDSLRIGIFGAEPWSENLRKELETRLGVEAFDSYGMSEMYGPGAAFECPEHDGLHLWHDFYFAEIIDPETGERLPDGEKGELVITPLVKEAMPLVRYRTGDITRIIPDACPCRRGKRLARISGRADDMLVIRGINVFPSQIEHTLFSIPEVGDQFMVYVDRINHLDEMTIEVEMNRESFSGELADLAGLQRKVAGAIKESLNLRTTVRLVEPGSLPRFEGKARHVVDRRGEIW; this is translated from the coding sequence ATGTTCTGGAACAAAGAAATGGAGACGATCTCCCAGACCGACCTCGAAGCGCTGCAGCTCTCCAGGCTGAAGTGGACGGTGAACCACGTCCAGAATGTCGAGTTCTATCAGAAGAAGTTCAGGGATGCCGGCGTCACCCCTGCCGACATTCAGCACCTCGACGACATCGAAAAGATCCCGTTCACCACCAAGAAAGAACTCAGGGACGGCTACCCCTTCGGCAACATCGCCGTCCCCATGAAACAGGTGGTGCGGATCCACACCACCTCCGGGACGACCGGGAAACCGACGGTCGTCGGGTATACCAGGCAGGACCTGGACAACTGGTCAGAGCTCATCGCCCGCAACCTCACCATGATCGGCCTCACCGACGAGGACGTCTTCCAGAACGCTGTGAACTACGGCCTCTTCACCGGCGGCCTCGGCTTCCACTACGGAGGGGAGAAGATCGGGGCCACGGTGATCCCGAGCGCCACCGGCAACACCAGGCGGCAGATCGAGATGATCGACGACTTCGGCGTCACGGCGATCCACTGCACCCCGAGTTATGGGATGCACCTCGCCGAGGTGGCCGAGGAGATGGGCGCGTCCCTGGACTCCCTGCGGATCGGGATCTTCGGCGCCGAGCCCTGGTCTGAGAACCTGAGAAAAGAACTCGAGACCAGGCTCGGGGTCGAGGCCTTCGACTCGTACGGCATGAGCGAGATGTACGGCCCCGGCGCCGCCTTCGAGTGCCCGGAGCACGACGGCCTCCACCTCTGGCACGACTTCTACTTCGCCGAGATCATCGACCCCGAGACCGGCGAACGTCTGCCCGATGGCGAGAAGGGCGAACTCGTCATCACCCCGCTCGTCAAAGAGGCGATGCCCCTCGTGCGGTACCGGACCGGCGACATCACCAGGATCATCCCGGACGCCTGCCCGTGCAGACGGGGCAAGCGCCTCGCGCGGATCTCCGGGCGGGCCGACGACATGCTGGTCATCAGGGGGATCAACGTCTTCCCCTCGCAGATCGAGCACACCCTCTTCTCCATCCCGGAGGTCGGCGATCAGTTCATGGTATATGTGGACAGGATCAATCATCTTGACGAGATGACGATCGAGGTGGAGATGAACCGCGAAAGTTTCAGCGGCGAACTCGCCGACCTTGCCGGCCTCCAGCGGAAGGTGGCCGGGGCGATCAAGGAGAGCCTCAACCTCAGGACAACGGTGAGACTCGTTGAGCCGGGTTCCCTCCCGCGCTTCGAGGGGAAGGCCCGTCATGTTGTGGACAGGAGGGGAGAGATCTGGTAA